Proteins co-encoded in one Arachis hypogaea cultivar Tifrunner chromosome 13, arahy.Tifrunner.gnm2.J5K5, whole genome shotgun sequence genomic window:
- the LOC112737882 gene encoding uncharacterized protein: MYVISCATSSYPALPIRASAATNGVLSASRVSLPVTHSAVAKPFVPEVVEAVDALHSEFRAVDYLVAFNSTRVLKAFQNARLGSHHFGGCTGYGHDEAGGREALDQAFAEIFGAESAIVRSQFFSGTHAITCALFALLRPGDELLAVAGAPYDTLEEVIGKRDSGGLGSLQDFGVKYREVPLAEDGGLDWNALTVSVKPGTKCALIQRSCGYSWRQSLSVNDIGRAIKIIKMQNPGCLVMVDNCYGEFVESIEPPMVGADLIAGSLIKNPGGTIAPCGGYVAGKRKWVEAAAARLSAPGLGVDCGSTPGDIMRAFFQGLFLSPQMVGEAIKGSLLIAEVLASKGYKVQPLPRVPRHDTVQAVQLRSREHLLAFCEAVQRSSPVGSYTKPVAGTTPGYASEVIFADGTFIDGSTSELSCDGPLREPFAVFCQGGTHWTQWGLVLGEVLKSL, translated from the exons atgtaCGTCATATCCTGCGCCACCTCTTCTTATCCTGCGCTTCCTATTCGAGCTTCAGCGGCAACCAATGGCGTTCTTTCTGCCTCTCGGGTTTCACTTCCTGTCACTCATAGTGCCGTTGCCAAACCTTTTGTCCCCGAG GTTGTGGAAGCAGTGGATGCCTTGCATTCGGAGTTCAGGGCTGTGGATTATTTGGTTGCATTCAATAGCACCCGTGTACTAAAGGCATTCCAGAATGCTCGACTTGGATCTCAT CACTTTGGTGGTTGCACTGGTTATGGCCATGATGAAGCTGGGGGGCGAGAGGCTCTTGACCAGGCCTTTGCTGAAATTTTTGGGGCTGAATCTGCTATTGTGCGATCACAG TTCTTCTCAGGTACTCATGCTATCACATGTGCTTTATTTGCTCTCCTAAGGCCTGGGGATGAG TTATTGGCAGTTGCCGGCGCACCATATGATACTCTAGAGGAAGTAATTGGGAAAAGGGACTCTGGTGGACTAGGTTCCCTCCAAGATTTTGGGGTGAAGTACAGAGAAGTTCCA CTTGCTGAGGATGGTGGACTTGACTGGAATGCATTGACAGTTTCTGTCAAGCCCGGAACAAAATGTGCACTCATACAGAGGTCATGTGGTTATTCATGGCGTCAGAGTTTGAGTGTTAACGACATAGGAAGggcaataaaaataatcaaa ATGCAAAACCCTGGATGCTTAGTCATGGTGGACAACTGCTACGGAGAATTTGTTGAGAGCATTGAACCTCCCATGGTG GGTGCGGATTTGATTGCTGGCAGTTTGATAAAGAATCCTGGTGGAACAATTGCACCATGTGGTGGATATGTTGCTGGGAAAAGGAAATGGGTTGAAGCAGCTGCTGCGCGGCTTTCTGCTCCTGGGCTTGGGGTGGATTGTGGTTCAACCCCTGGTGATATCATGCGAGCCTTTTTCCAAGGATTGTTTCTTTCTCCCCAGATGGTCGGGGAAGCAATCAAG GGTTCCTTACTGATTGCTGAAGTGTTAGCATCTAAAGGCTATAAAGTGCAACCACTCCCTCGTGTACCTCGCCATGATACAGTTCAG GCTGTACAGCTTCGAAGTCGTGAGCATCTCCTTGCTTTCTGCGAGGCTGTTCAGAGAAGCTCTCCTGTTGGTTCGTATACCAAACCAGTTGCTGGTACCACTCCTGGATATGCATCAGAG GTAATATTTGCCGATGGAACCTTTATTGATGGGAGCACCAGTGAACTTTCATGTGATGGACCTCTTAGAGAACCATTTGCCGTATTTTGCCAA GGTGGCACCCATTGGACTCAGTGGGGATTAGTCCTTGGAGAAGTTTTGAAATCTTTATGA